The following coding sequences are from one Strigops habroptila isolate Jane chromosome 18, bStrHab1.2.pri, whole genome shotgun sequence window:
- the INAVA gene encoding innate immunity activator protein isoform X3, whose product MGEASDTDGGILLHSGPGIPGWPRAGQQRALEARLDGCLQELRRLCLREAELTGTLPREYPLKAGEKPPKVRRRIGAAFKLDETLVLRGADPLSALERDLALQLQIARAARRLCREENIGRRLRRRRQSAAVLEEQKLRDLQSVLNQRRLLSAAAGTQEPSASDDSSLSDTVLLEEEETRTPAPGTPRRSPEEPSEEEEEGSGSPPEPPSSWGDTGPDRAHEKAKAPGADAGDGGTRSSQCYPGSPPAPSSPDPVSPPVPRPGDVPPYRFVPIRTLVLCRQVGSSAPSTPEPVGRRGQSQSLRVEGSRPPEPRGRSAAPRRRPTYYTVTVPASCLPPPGPAHRSGSDDSISDLSSVSHATSPGSSSPEVPVPRPPVPPPLPEPGYYPRGAHRFLPPLVLYEQDLAPLRYQRLVPSHSRIVRTPSLKDYAPAAARGVSKATVTEELKSWHQRARLRGARPHSLDRQGAFRGPRGGIARDVPVTRAPLLRAQGPPPVPVLRRSPDGVSVQVYVPENGEIVTQV is encoded by the exons ATGGGGGAGGCGAGTGACACAGACGGCGGGATCCTGCTGCACTCGG GTCCCGGCATCCCGGGCTGGCCGCGGGCTGGGCAGCAGCGGGCGCTGGAGGCGCGGTTGGACGGGTGCCTGCAGGAGCTGCGGCGGCTCTGCCTGCGCGAGGCG GAGCTGACGGGGACGCTGCCCCGCGAGTACCCACTGAAAGCCGGGGAGAAGCCGCCCAAGGTCCGGCGCAGGATCGGGGCTGCCTTCAAGCTGGATGAGACCCTTGTCCTGCGCGGGGCG GACCCGCTGAGCGCGCTGGAGCGGGACCTGGCGCTGCAGCTGCAGATCGCCCGGGCCGCGCGGCGCCTCTGCCGCGAGGAGAACATCGGCAGGAGGCTGCGCAGGCGCCGCCAGAGCGCCGCCgtgctggaggagcagaagcTGCGGGACCTGCAGAGCGTCCTCAACCAGCGGCGCCTCCTCTCTGCCGCCGCCGGCACCCAGG AGCCCAGCGCCTCCGACGACAGCTCCTTGTCTGACACCGTCCTGCTGGAGGAGG AGGAGACCCGGACACCGGCACCCGGCACCCCACGGCGGTCCCCTGAGGAGCCCAGcgaagaggaggaggagggatcAGGGTCCCCACCGGagccccccagctcctggggggACACTGGCCCTGACAGAGCCCATGAGAAGGCCAAAGCTCCCGGTGCCGATGCCGGGGACGGGGGAACACGGAGCTCCCAGTGCTACCCTGGGTCCCCACCAGCCCCCAGTAGCCCTGACCCTGTGTCCCCACCAGTGCCCAGGCCTGGGGATGTCCCTCCCTACCGCTTTGTGCCCATCCGGACCCTGGTGCTGTGCCGGCAGGTGGGATccagtgcccccagcaccccggAGCCAGTGGGACGCCGGGGACAGTCCCAGTCCCTGAG GGTGGAGGGCTCCCGCCCGCCGGAGCCGCGGGGCCGCagcgccgctccccgccggcgCCCCACGTACTACACGGTGACGGTGCCCGCGTCCTGCCtgcccccgcccggccccgcgcacCGCTCCGGCTCCGACGACAGCATCTCCGACCTGTCCAGCGTCTCCCACGCCACGTCcccgggcagcagcagccccgagGTGCCGGTCCCGCGTCCCCCCGTCCCGCCGCCCCTCCCCGAGCCCGGTTACTACCCGCGGGGAGCGCACCGGTTCCTGCCCCCGCTGGTGCTGTACGAGCAGGACCTGGCCCCACTGCGCTACCAGCGGCTGGTGCCCTCGCACAGCCGCATCGTGCGCACCCCCTCGCTCAAGGACTACGCGCCCGCGGCTGCCCGCGGGGTCTCCAAGGCCACGGTCACCGAGGAGCTCAAGTCGTGGCACCAGCGCGCCCGGCTGCGGGGGGCCCGGCCCCATTCCCTCGACCGGCAAGGGGCCTTCCGGGGCCCCCGCGGCGGCATCGCCAGGGACGTGCCCGTCACCCGCGCACCGCTGCTGCGGGCTCAG GGTCCCCCCCCGGTCCCCGTCCTGCGGCGCTCCCCGGATGGTGTGTCCGTGCAGGTCTACGTGCCTGAGAACGGCGAGATCGTGACACAAGTGTGA
- the INAVA gene encoding innate immunity activator protein isoform X2, with protein MGAARGRGVALVSPAGSRPGMGEASDTDGGILLHSGPGIPGWPRAGQQRALEARLDGCLQELRRLCLREAELTGTLPREYPLKAGEKPPKVRRRIGAAFKLDETLVLRGADPLSALERDLALQLQIARAARRLCREENIGRRLRRRRQSAAVLEEQKLRDLQSVLNQRRLLSAAAGTQEPSASDDSSLSDTVLLEEEETRTPAPGTPRRSPEEPSEEEEEGSGSPPEPPSSWGDTGPDRAHEKAKAPGADAGDGGTRSSQCYPGSPPAPSSPDPVSPPVPRPGDVPPYRFVPIRTLVLCRQVGSSAPSTPEPVGRRGQSQSLRVEGSRPPEPRGRSAAPRRRPTYYTVTVPASCLPPPGPAHRSGSDDSISDLSSVSHATSPGSSSPEVPVPRPPVPPPLPEPGYYPRGAHRFLPPLVLYEQDLAPLRYQRLVPSHSRIVRTPSLKDYAPAAARGVSKATVTEELKSWHQRARLRGARPHSLDRQGAFRGPRGGIARDVPVTRAPLLRAQVYVPENGEIVTQV; from the exons atgggtgctgcgCGGGGACGAGGTGTCGCCCTGGTGTCACCCGCAGGGTCCCGGCCCGGCATGGGGGAGGCGAGTGACACAGACGGCGGGATCCTGCTGCACTCGG GTCCCGGCATCCCGGGCTGGCCGCGGGCTGGGCAGCAGCGGGCGCTGGAGGCGCGGTTGGACGGGTGCCTGCAGGAGCTGCGGCGGCTCTGCCTGCGCGAGGCG GAGCTGACGGGGACGCTGCCCCGCGAGTACCCACTGAAAGCCGGGGAGAAGCCGCCCAAGGTCCGGCGCAGGATCGGGGCTGCCTTCAAGCTGGATGAGACCCTTGTCCTGCGCGGGGCG GACCCGCTGAGCGCGCTGGAGCGGGACCTGGCGCTGCAGCTGCAGATCGCCCGGGCCGCGCGGCGCCTCTGCCGCGAGGAGAACATCGGCAGGAGGCTGCGCAGGCGCCGCCAGAGCGCCGCCgtgctggaggagcagaagcTGCGGGACCTGCAGAGCGTCCTCAACCAGCGGCGCCTCCTCTCTGCCGCCGCCGGCACCCAGG AGCCCAGCGCCTCCGACGACAGCTCCTTGTCTGACACCGTCCTGCTGGAGGAGG AGGAGACCCGGACACCGGCACCCGGCACCCCACGGCGGTCCCCTGAGGAGCCCAGcgaagaggaggaggagggatcAGGGTCCCCACCGGagccccccagctcctggggggACACTGGCCCTGACAGAGCCCATGAGAAGGCCAAAGCTCCCGGTGCCGATGCCGGGGACGGGGGAACACGGAGCTCCCAGTGCTACCCTGGGTCCCCACCAGCCCCCAGTAGCCCTGACCCTGTGTCCCCACCAGTGCCCAGGCCTGGGGATGTCCCTCCCTACCGCTTTGTGCCCATCCGGACCCTGGTGCTGTGCCGGCAGGTGGGATccagtgcccccagcaccccggAGCCAGTGGGACGCCGGGGACAGTCCCAGTCCCTGAG GGTGGAGGGCTCCCGCCCGCCGGAGCCGCGGGGCCGCagcgccgctccccgccggcgCCCCACGTACTACACGGTGACGGTGCCCGCGTCCTGCCtgcccccgcccggccccgcgcacCGCTCCGGCTCCGACGACAGCATCTCCGACCTGTCCAGCGTCTCCCACGCCACGTCcccgggcagcagcagccccgagGTGCCGGTCCCGCGTCCCCCCGTCCCGCCGCCCCTCCCCGAGCCCGGTTACTACCCGCGGGGAGCGCACCGGTTCCTGCCCCCGCTGGTGCTGTACGAGCAGGACCTGGCCCCACTGCGCTACCAGCGGCTGGTGCCCTCGCACAGCCGCATCGTGCGCACCCCCTCGCTCAAGGACTACGCGCCCGCGGCTGCCCGCGGGGTCTCCAAGGCCACGGTCACCGAGGAGCTCAAGTCGTGGCACCAGCGCGCCCGGCTGCGGGGGGCCCGGCCCCATTCCCTCGACCGGCAAGGGGCCTTCCGGGGCCCCCGCGGCGGCATCGCCAGGGACGTGCCCGTCACCCGCGCACCGCTGCTGCGGGCTCAG GTCTACGTGCCTGAGAACGGCGAGATCGTGACACAAGTGTGA
- the INAVA gene encoding innate immunity activator protein isoform X1 yields MGAARGRGVALVSPAGSRPGMGEASDTDGGILLHSGPGIPGWPRAGQQRALEARLDGCLQELRRLCLREAELTGTLPREYPLKAGEKPPKVRRRIGAAFKLDETLVLRGADPLSALERDLALQLQIARAARRLCREENIGRRLRRRRQSAAVLEEQKLRDLQSVLNQRRLLSAAAGTQEPSASDDSSLSDTVLLEEEETRTPAPGTPRRSPEEPSEEEEEGSGSPPEPPSSWGDTGPDRAHEKAKAPGADAGDGGTRSSQCYPGSPPAPSSPDPVSPPVPRPGDVPPYRFVPIRTLVLCRQVGSSAPSTPEPVGRRGQSQSLRVEGSRPPEPRGRSAAPRRRPTYYTVTVPASCLPPPGPAHRSGSDDSISDLSSVSHATSPGSSSPEVPVPRPPVPPPLPEPGYYPRGAHRFLPPLVLYEQDLAPLRYQRLVPSHSRIVRTPSLKDYAPAAARGVSKATVTEELKSWHQRARLRGARPHSLDRQGAFRGPRGGIARDVPVTRAPLLRAQGPPPVPVLRRSPDGVSVQVYVPENGEIVTQV; encoded by the exons atgggtgctgcgCGGGGACGAGGTGTCGCCCTGGTGTCACCCGCAGGGTCCCGGCCCGGCATGGGGGAGGCGAGTGACACAGACGGCGGGATCCTGCTGCACTCGG GTCCCGGCATCCCGGGCTGGCCGCGGGCTGGGCAGCAGCGGGCGCTGGAGGCGCGGTTGGACGGGTGCCTGCAGGAGCTGCGGCGGCTCTGCCTGCGCGAGGCG GAGCTGACGGGGACGCTGCCCCGCGAGTACCCACTGAAAGCCGGGGAGAAGCCGCCCAAGGTCCGGCGCAGGATCGGGGCTGCCTTCAAGCTGGATGAGACCCTTGTCCTGCGCGGGGCG GACCCGCTGAGCGCGCTGGAGCGGGACCTGGCGCTGCAGCTGCAGATCGCCCGGGCCGCGCGGCGCCTCTGCCGCGAGGAGAACATCGGCAGGAGGCTGCGCAGGCGCCGCCAGAGCGCCGCCgtgctggaggagcagaagcTGCGGGACCTGCAGAGCGTCCTCAACCAGCGGCGCCTCCTCTCTGCCGCCGCCGGCACCCAGG AGCCCAGCGCCTCCGACGACAGCTCCTTGTCTGACACCGTCCTGCTGGAGGAGG AGGAGACCCGGACACCGGCACCCGGCACCCCACGGCGGTCCCCTGAGGAGCCCAGcgaagaggaggaggagggatcAGGGTCCCCACCGGagccccccagctcctggggggACACTGGCCCTGACAGAGCCCATGAGAAGGCCAAAGCTCCCGGTGCCGATGCCGGGGACGGGGGAACACGGAGCTCCCAGTGCTACCCTGGGTCCCCACCAGCCCCCAGTAGCCCTGACCCTGTGTCCCCACCAGTGCCCAGGCCTGGGGATGTCCCTCCCTACCGCTTTGTGCCCATCCGGACCCTGGTGCTGTGCCGGCAGGTGGGATccagtgcccccagcaccccggAGCCAGTGGGACGCCGGGGACAGTCCCAGTCCCTGAG GGTGGAGGGCTCCCGCCCGCCGGAGCCGCGGGGCCGCagcgccgctccccgccggcgCCCCACGTACTACACGGTGACGGTGCCCGCGTCCTGCCtgcccccgcccggccccgcgcacCGCTCCGGCTCCGACGACAGCATCTCCGACCTGTCCAGCGTCTCCCACGCCACGTCcccgggcagcagcagccccgagGTGCCGGTCCCGCGTCCCCCCGTCCCGCCGCCCCTCCCCGAGCCCGGTTACTACCCGCGGGGAGCGCACCGGTTCCTGCCCCCGCTGGTGCTGTACGAGCAGGACCTGGCCCCACTGCGCTACCAGCGGCTGGTGCCCTCGCACAGCCGCATCGTGCGCACCCCCTCGCTCAAGGACTACGCGCCCGCGGCTGCCCGCGGGGTCTCCAAGGCCACGGTCACCGAGGAGCTCAAGTCGTGGCACCAGCGCGCCCGGCTGCGGGGGGCCCGGCCCCATTCCCTCGACCGGCAAGGGGCCTTCCGGGGCCCCCGCGGCGGCATCGCCAGGGACGTGCCCGTCACCCGCGCACCGCTGCTGCGGGCTCAG GGTCCCCCCCCGGTCCCCGTCCTGCGGCGCTCCCCGGATGGTGTGTCCGTGCAGGTCTACGTGCCTGAGAACGGCGAGATCGTGACACAAGTGTGA
- the INAVA gene encoding innate immunity activator protein isoform X4, which yields MGAARGRGVALVSPAGSRPGMGEASDTDGGILLHSGPGIPGWPRAGQQRALEARLDGCLQELRRLCLREAELTGTLPREYPLKAGEKPPKVRRRIGAAFKLDETLVLRGADPLSALERDLALQLQIARAARRLCREENIGRRLRRRRQSAAVLEEQKLRDLQSVLNQRRLLSAAAGTQEPSASDDSSLSDTVLLEEEETRTPAPGTPRRSPEEPSEEEEEGSGSPPEPPSSWGDTGPDRAHEKAKAPGADAGDGGTRSSQCYPGSPPAPSSPDPVSPPVPRPGDVPPYRFVPIRTLVLCRQVGSSAPSTPEPVGRRGQSQSLRVEGSRPPEPRGRSAAPRRRPTYYTVTVPASCLPPPGPAHRSGSDDSISDLSSVSHATSPGSSSPEPHRAHPLAQGLRARGCPRGLQGHGHRGAQVVAPARPAAGGPAPFPRPARGLPGPPRRHRQGRARHPRTAAAGSGSPPGPRPAALPGWCVRAGLRA from the exons atgggtgctgcgCGGGGACGAGGTGTCGCCCTGGTGTCACCCGCAGGGTCCCGGCCCGGCATGGGGGAGGCGAGTGACACAGACGGCGGGATCCTGCTGCACTCGG GTCCCGGCATCCCGGGCTGGCCGCGGGCTGGGCAGCAGCGGGCGCTGGAGGCGCGGTTGGACGGGTGCCTGCAGGAGCTGCGGCGGCTCTGCCTGCGCGAGGCG GAGCTGACGGGGACGCTGCCCCGCGAGTACCCACTGAAAGCCGGGGAGAAGCCGCCCAAGGTCCGGCGCAGGATCGGGGCTGCCTTCAAGCTGGATGAGACCCTTGTCCTGCGCGGGGCG GACCCGCTGAGCGCGCTGGAGCGGGACCTGGCGCTGCAGCTGCAGATCGCCCGGGCCGCGCGGCGCCTCTGCCGCGAGGAGAACATCGGCAGGAGGCTGCGCAGGCGCCGCCAGAGCGCCGCCgtgctggaggagcagaagcTGCGGGACCTGCAGAGCGTCCTCAACCAGCGGCGCCTCCTCTCTGCCGCCGCCGGCACCCAGG AGCCCAGCGCCTCCGACGACAGCTCCTTGTCTGACACCGTCCTGCTGGAGGAGG AGGAGACCCGGACACCGGCACCCGGCACCCCACGGCGGTCCCCTGAGGAGCCCAGcgaagaggaggaggagggatcAGGGTCCCCACCGGagccccccagctcctggggggACACTGGCCCTGACAGAGCCCATGAGAAGGCCAAAGCTCCCGGTGCCGATGCCGGGGACGGGGGAACACGGAGCTCCCAGTGCTACCCTGGGTCCCCACCAGCCCCCAGTAGCCCTGACCCTGTGTCCCCACCAGTGCCCAGGCCTGGGGATGTCCCTCCCTACCGCTTTGTGCCCATCCGGACCCTGGTGCTGTGCCGGCAGGTGGGATccagtgcccccagcaccccggAGCCAGTGGGACGCCGGGGACAGTCCCAGTCCCTGAG GGTGGAGGGCTCCCGCCCGCCGGAGCCGCGGGGCCGCagcgccgctccccgccggcgCCCCACGTACTACACGGTGACGGTGCCCGCGTCCTGCCtgcccccgcccggccccgcgcacCGCTCCGGCTCCGACGACAGCATCTCCGACCTGTCCAGCGTCTCCCACGCCACGTCcccgggcagcagcagccccgag CCGCATCGTGCGCACCCCCTCGCTCAAGGACTACGCGCCCGCGGCTGCCCGCGGGGTCTCCAAGGCCACGGTCACCGAGGAGCTCAAGTCGTGGCACCAGCGCGCCCGGCTGCGGGGGGCCCGGCCCCATTCCCTCGACCGGCAAGGGGCCTTCCGGGGCCCCCGCGGCGGCATCGCCAGGGACGTGCCCGTCACCCGCGCACCGCTGCTGCGGGCTCAG GGTCCCCCCCCGGTCCCCGTCCTGCGGCGCTCCCCGGATGGTGTGTCCGTGCAGGTCTACGTGCCTGA
- the INAVA gene encoding innate immunity activator protein isoform X5, whose product MGAARGRGVALVSPAGSRPGMGEASDTDGGILLHSGPGIPGWPRAGQQRALEARLDGCLQELRRLCLREAELTGTLPREYPLKAGEKPPKVRRRIGAAFKLDETLVLRGADPLSALERDLALQLQIARAARRLCREENIGRRLRRRRQSAAVLEEQKLRDLQSVLNQRRLLSAAAGTQEPSASDDSSLSDTVLLEEEETRTPAPGTPRRSPEEPSEEEEEGSGSPPEPPSSWGDTGPDRAHEKAKAPGADAGDGGTRSSQCYPGSPPAPSSPDPVSPPVPRPGDVPPYRFVPIRTLVLCRQVGSSAPSTPEPVGRRGQSQSLRVEGSRPPEPRGRSAAPRRRPTYYTVTVPASCLPPPGPAHRSGSDDSISDLSSVSHATSPGSSSPEPHRAHPLAQGLRARGCPRGLQGHGHRGAQVVAPARPAAGGPAPFPRPARGLPGPPRRHRQGRARHPRTAAAGSGLRA is encoded by the exons atgggtgctgcgCGGGGACGAGGTGTCGCCCTGGTGTCACCCGCAGGGTCCCGGCCCGGCATGGGGGAGGCGAGTGACACAGACGGCGGGATCCTGCTGCACTCGG GTCCCGGCATCCCGGGCTGGCCGCGGGCTGGGCAGCAGCGGGCGCTGGAGGCGCGGTTGGACGGGTGCCTGCAGGAGCTGCGGCGGCTCTGCCTGCGCGAGGCG GAGCTGACGGGGACGCTGCCCCGCGAGTACCCACTGAAAGCCGGGGAGAAGCCGCCCAAGGTCCGGCGCAGGATCGGGGCTGCCTTCAAGCTGGATGAGACCCTTGTCCTGCGCGGGGCG GACCCGCTGAGCGCGCTGGAGCGGGACCTGGCGCTGCAGCTGCAGATCGCCCGGGCCGCGCGGCGCCTCTGCCGCGAGGAGAACATCGGCAGGAGGCTGCGCAGGCGCCGCCAGAGCGCCGCCgtgctggaggagcagaagcTGCGGGACCTGCAGAGCGTCCTCAACCAGCGGCGCCTCCTCTCTGCCGCCGCCGGCACCCAGG AGCCCAGCGCCTCCGACGACAGCTCCTTGTCTGACACCGTCCTGCTGGAGGAGG AGGAGACCCGGACACCGGCACCCGGCACCCCACGGCGGTCCCCTGAGGAGCCCAGcgaagaggaggaggagggatcAGGGTCCCCACCGGagccccccagctcctggggggACACTGGCCCTGACAGAGCCCATGAGAAGGCCAAAGCTCCCGGTGCCGATGCCGGGGACGGGGGAACACGGAGCTCCCAGTGCTACCCTGGGTCCCCACCAGCCCCCAGTAGCCCTGACCCTGTGTCCCCACCAGTGCCCAGGCCTGGGGATGTCCCTCCCTACCGCTTTGTGCCCATCCGGACCCTGGTGCTGTGCCGGCAGGTGGGATccagtgcccccagcaccccggAGCCAGTGGGACGCCGGGGACAGTCCCAGTCCCTGAG GGTGGAGGGCTCCCGCCCGCCGGAGCCGCGGGGCCGCagcgccgctccccgccggcgCCCCACGTACTACACGGTGACGGTGCCCGCGTCCTGCCtgcccccgcccggccccgcgcacCGCTCCGGCTCCGACGACAGCATCTCCGACCTGTCCAGCGTCTCCCACGCCACGTCcccgggcagcagcagccccgag CCGCATCGTGCGCACCCCCTCGCTCAAGGACTACGCGCCCGCGGCTGCCCGCGGGGTCTCCAAGGCCACGGTCACCGAGGAGCTCAAGTCGTGGCACCAGCGCGCCCGGCTGCGGGGGGCCCGGCCCCATTCCCTCGACCGGCAAGGGGCCTTCCGGGGCCCCCGCGGCGGCATCGCCAGGGACGTGCCCGTCACCCGCGCACCGCTGCTGCGGGCTCAG GTCTACGTGCCTGA